One window from the genome of Helicoverpa zea isolate HzStark_Cry1AcR chromosome 6, ilHelZeax1.1, whole genome shotgun sequence encodes:
- the LOC124631410 gene encoding putative acyl-CoA-binding protein, with product MSLDEQFSKVATSVRNWKTTPSNDENLALYSLYKQATIGDVNIAEPSGMVENAKFKAWSGRKGISQDDAKKQYIELAEKLAPKFA from the exons atGTCTCTCGACGAG CAATTCTCCAAAGTCGCCACCTCCGTCAGGAACTGGAAGACCACCCCCAGCAATGACGAGAACCTCGCCTTGTACTCCCTGTACAAGCAGGCTACCATCGGAGACGTTAACATCG CTGAGCCCAGCGGCATGGTAGAGAACGCCAAGTTCAAGGCGTGGAGCGGCCGCAAGGGAATCTCTCAGGATGATGCCAAGAAGCAGTACATCGAGTTGGCCGAGAAACTAGCCCCTAAATTcgcataa